A DNA window from Fodinibius sp. Rm-B-1B1-1 contains the following coding sequences:
- a CDS encoding metallophosphoesterase has translation MIIGLISDSHDHVPHIKKAVEIFKNRNVGLVLHGGDFCSPFTIPLFDGLSLKAVFGNNDGDHYLLLQKGNDIGLDHWGSFGEFEIDGKKLALYHGTDTPITAALEQSGNYDVVVSGHTHQKKVEFVGKTLAVNPGTAHGFEGEATIALLDTEAMDVQFIKLNK, from the coding sequence ATGATCATAGGATTAATTTCGGATTCTCACGATCATGTACCGCATATTAAAAAGGCGGTAGAAATATTTAAAAACAGAAATGTTGGATTAGTTTTGCATGGAGGGGATTTTTGCAGTCCGTTTACGATACCTCTCTTTGATGGCTTATCCCTAAAAGCAGTATTCGGGAATAATGATGGAGATCACTATTTGTTATTGCAAAAAGGCAATGACATTGGTCTTGATCACTGGGGTAGCTTTGGAGAGTTTGAGATAGACGGCAAAAAACTGGCTCTCTATCATGGTACCGATACTCCTATCACAGCAGCCCTCGAACAGTCGGGGAATTATGATGTGGTTGTATCAGGACATACTCATCAAAAAAAAGTGGAGTTTGTGGGTAAAACCTTAGCGGTTAACCCAGGGACTGCACACGGATTTGAGGGGGAGGCAACTATTGCATTATTGGATACAGAAGCTATGGATGTGCAATTTATAAAGCTCAATAAATAA
- a CDS encoding DUF4412 domain-containing protein → MLKRISLSLLTALFIAGTFSLTTQAQDFEGVIHFEIPEMAEQGMGEMPYMVKGNKGRMEINHMGQKNAMLMLPDESKMVMIIEKMQGYIEMDTNKETSKSDLEETPDTEMTNTGQTKTIAGRTCEVWRMESEDGTFETCMANGMGTFMMPQNKMQKNQAPEWAKTFAEKGAMPLEIVEIQNGSKSIKMKATKIEEKSLSDDLFKIPEGYRDMSGMMRGMQNRN, encoded by the coding sequence ATGCTAAAAAGAATATCATTATCACTTCTGACTGCATTATTTATTGCCGGAACTTTTTCGCTAACAACACAAGCGCAGGACTTTGAGGGAGTCATTCATTTTGAAATTCCTGAAATGGCTGAACAAGGAATGGGTGAAATGCCATATATGGTGAAGGGTAATAAAGGACGTATGGAGATAAACCATATGGGGCAAAAAAATGCAATGCTGATGTTGCCTGATGAATCAAAAATGGTCATGATCATTGAAAAGATGCAGGGCTATATCGAAATGGATACAAATAAAGAAACCAGTAAATCAGATCTGGAAGAGACCCCTGATACAGAAATGACTAATACGGGACAGACCAAAACTATTGCTGGCAGAACCTGTGAAGTATGGCGCATGGAATCAGAAGACGGTACATTTGAAACGTGTATGGCCAACGGGATGGGCACGTTTATGATGCCTCAAAATAAAATGCAGAAAAATCAAGCTCCCGAATGGGCCAAAACTTTTGCTGAAAAGGGCGCTATGCCATTGGAAATTGTTGAAATCCAGAATGGCAGTAAATCCATCAAAATGAAAGCAACAAAAATCGAAGAAAAGTCACTTTCTGATGATCTGTTTAAAATCCCCGAAGGCTACCGTGACATGAGCGGTATGATGCGAGGGATGCAAAACAGGAATTAA
- a CDS encoding RagB/SusD family nutrient uptake outer membrane protein — protein MKNKLLLSIFAICMLVVTSCSDLLDVEPKQSIDADQALNTPQKVEAAVIGAYDDLSSVDLLGGTVIYGSDLLGDDGSVTWFGTFSQPDELWSKNILTDNSFVRDVWLQGYETIDATNNALSALDVIEDSDMRNRVEGQAKLIRGIVYFELVRLFGRDWSDGDPSQNPGVPIALEPTRDFDNPPTSRSSVEDVYIQVINDLTDAKALLPSNIEIDNTVLGNTYVASAYLSRVYLQQREYEDAGLEAGRVINSGNYSLTPLVSGAFNNPTNSTEDVFAVQVSDQDGANDMNTFYAGSQYSGREDIELTGYFDLFTGLFDSDDDTRDDFIHFGASFGGPLTSKWTNFRNGNINIVRLAEMYLTRGEASFRTGNDINGFPAEDDFNMVRSRAGQEDIDATDIDLDYIFTERYIELAFEGHVLHDTKRFERSASGIPWNDPSLIFPIPQREIDASGGELEQNEGYGS, from the coding sequence ATGAAGAACAAACTATTACTTAGCATTTTTGCAATATGTATGCTGGTTGTTACATCATGTAGTGATTTGCTTGATGTAGAACCGAAGCAGTCTATTGATGCAGATCAGGCTTTAAATACACCTCAAAAAGTTGAAGCAGCTGTTATTGGCGCTTATGATGATTTGAGTAGCGTTGATCTTTTAGGTGGGACGGTTATTTATGGGTCCGATCTACTTGGAGATGACGGAAGTGTTACCTGGTTTGGAACGTTCTCTCAGCCTGATGAACTCTGGTCAAAAAATATCCTCACCGATAATAGTTTTGTAAGAGATGTTTGGTTACAGGGATATGAAACTATCGATGCAACCAATAATGCTCTTTCAGCACTTGATGTTATTGAGGATTCTGATATGCGTAATCGAGTTGAAGGCCAAGCCAAATTAATTCGAGGTATTGTATACTTTGAGTTAGTACGGTTGTTTGGCCGAGACTGGAGTGATGGAGATCCATCACAAAATCCTGGTGTGCCCATCGCATTAGAACCTACTCGTGATTTTGATAATCCGCCAACCAGCCGAAGTAGTGTTGAGGACGTATATATTCAGGTTATCAATGATTTGACGGATGCGAAAGCTTTGTTACCGTCAAATATCGAAATTGATAATACCGTTCTTGGGAATACCTATGTAGCTTCGGCCTATTTATCGCGTGTATATTTACAACAGCGTGAATACGAAGATGCCGGATTAGAAGCTGGTCGTGTTATCAATAGTGGTAATTATTCACTAACACCTCTCGTTTCCGGGGCATTTAATAATCCCACGAATTCTACAGAAGATGTATTCGCAGTTCAGGTTTCGGATCAAGACGGAGCCAATGATATGAATACCTTTTATGCGGGTTCACAATATTCTGGAAGGGAAGATATTGAATTGACAGGTTATTTTGATTTGTTTACCGGCTTGTTTGATTCTGATGATGATACCAGGGATGACTTTATTCATTTCGGAGCATCATTTGGCGGACCGCTTACAAGTAAATGGACCAATTTCCGTAATGGAAATATCAATATTGTTCGTTTAGCTGAAATGTATTTAACGCGTGGTGAGGCCAGTTTCAGAACTGGTAATGATATCAATGGCTTTCCGGCCGAAGATGACTTTAATATGGTTAGAAGCCGTGCTGGTCAGGAAGATATTGATGCAACCGATATTGACTTAGATTATATTTTCACTGAACGTTATATCGAGTTGGCGTTTGAAGGTCATGTGTTACATGATACTAAGCGTTTCGAACGATCGGCCAGTGGTATTCCCTGGAATGATCCGAGTTTAATTTTCCCTATACCACAGCGTGAAATTGATGCAAGTGGTGGTGAACTCGAACAAAATGAGGGATACGGTTCTTAA
- a CDS encoding TonB-dependent receptor, which yields MKIKATVMLMLSAFLIYGLTSEAQAQEREISGTVTSASSGEPLPGVTILVQGSQGIGTATNAQGNYSLDVPEQYDVLVFSYVGFVSQEITIGDQTEINVQLQEDVQQLEDVVVVGYGSRIKEEVTGNISSVSSEEISQMPVNSVESTIQGQAAGVFVNSSNGKLGQGIQMQIRGSSSISASSEPLYVIDGVPMVTSNESFNGAPTNPLADLNYNDIESIDILKDASAAAIYGSRASNGVVIITTKSGQSGQTEFTLNYQTGFSNPTRTRDWLNAEEYVELFTEAAANYPGGDLSGAYIEGQFDSFSSGTDWRNGEVNSDWQSEAFQDASINKFDLSASGGNEKTTFYVSGSYSDEEGILIRNSFERISGRLNLDHNVNDNLRLGTNLSLTRSINNRVSNDNGFATPIQLVALPPITPIYEPAEDALPNYQPTDQLNTNTLYFNNLLYKDNAKYQVTNFRNVGNAYAEYDVIDNLVWRSEFGIDLLELNGEEYYNSQVSRNTGAPLGLGYNRFVRRGNYNTNHYLTFNASVAENHNLEAIGGFEYQYTQRDETWVQGENFPNDDFQQVSDAALLTGGTATETAYSFLSYFSRANYDYNGKYLLTISARVDGSSRFSDENRYGFFPAASAGWVLSDEDFLTNFETISFLKLRASYGITGNAEIGNFPSQGLFGSSTYSRISGIQPTQIENQDLKWEQTAQLDFGVDFGLFEDRITGEVDYYIKNTEDLLLNVNVPGATGYEVQTRNLGKLENKGFELVLNSVNSVGEFAWNTSFNFSINRNKVTDIDGQVIEGGYINRAVEGEAIGVFFARKFAGANPANGDAIYFLNREPTQAELNNGTVFQVNEMHGDRYVTNSFNSAERVVIGNPNPDFTGGLSNRFQYKGFDLNVLFQFVYGNDIYNGGGRFQSASADYFDNQTKDQYTDRWQEPGDITDVPQARLFGANGTGDSSRYLSDGSYLRLKKVTFGYNLPASTLETIGLSKARVYVSGVNLLTFTDYEGWDPEVNTDYLSGGNLSLGNDFYSAPQARTITLGLNVGF from the coding sequence ATGAAGATCAAAGCTACAGTAATGCTTATGCTGTCTGCTTTTCTGATATACGGACTGACGTCTGAAGCACAGGCGCAGGAACGTGAAATATCAGGAACAGTAACATCAGCAAGCAGCGGTGAACCCCTTCCGGGTGTAACTATTCTTGTACAAGGTTCACAGGGAATTGGAACCGCAACAAATGCACAGGGAAATTATTCTCTCGACGTTCCGGAGCAGTACGATGTTTTAGTATTCTCTTATGTAGGCTTTGTTAGCCAAGAGATTACCATTGGAGATCAAACTGAAATTAATGTACAGCTTCAGGAAGATGTACAGCAACTTGAAGATGTGGTTGTTGTAGGATACGGCTCTCGGATTAAAGAAGAAGTAACCGGAAATATATCATCGGTATCAAGTGAGGAAATATCACAGATGCCGGTAAACAGTGTAGAGTCTACTATTCAAGGACAGGCAGCTGGTGTCTTTGTAAATTCAAGCAATGGTAAGCTTGGCCAAGGCATTCAAATGCAGATTCGTGGATCCTCTTCAATTTCTGCAAGTAGTGAGCCGCTTTACGTAATTGATGGAGTGCCAATGGTGACTTCAAACGAATCGTTCAACGGAGCTCCTACTAATCCATTAGCTGATTTGAATTATAACGATATTGAATCGATCGATATCCTCAAAGATGCTTCTGCTGCAGCTATTTATGGATCACGAGCTTCAAATGGTGTTGTGATTATTACTACGAAAAGTGGGCAGTCTGGCCAAACAGAGTTTACCCTAAATTATCAAACGGGATTTAGTAACCCTACTCGAACCCGTGACTGGCTAAATGCCGAAGAATATGTTGAGCTTTTTACAGAAGCAGCGGCAAACTATCCGGGAGGGGACCTGTCAGGAGCCTATATTGAGGGTCAATTTGATTCATTTTCTTCGGGTACGGACTGGAGAAATGGAGAAGTGAATTCAGATTGGCAAAGTGAGGCTTTTCAAGATGCTTCAATTAATAAGTTTGATTTGAGTGCATCAGGTGGTAATGAGAAGACAACCTTTTATGTATCTGGATCTTATAGTGATGAAGAAGGTATTTTGATTAGAAATAGCTTTGAGCGCATTAGTGGTCGTTTAAACTTAGACCATAATGTAAATGACAACTTACGATTGGGAACAAATCTATCATTAACCCGATCAATCAATAATCGTGTTTCAAATGATAATGGTTTTGCTACCCCTATACAGTTGGTGGCACTTCCTCCTATAACCCCAATATATGAACCAGCAGAAGATGCGTTGCCTAATTATCAGCCGACAGATCAGCTGAATACCAATACCTTATATTTTAATAATTTGCTTTATAAGGATAATGCTAAGTATCAGGTAACCAATTTTAGAAATGTTGGTAATGCATATGCAGAATATGACGTTATCGATAATTTGGTTTGGCGTTCCGAGTTTGGTATCGATCTTTTGGAATTAAACGGTGAAGAATATTATAACAGTCAAGTATCTCGCAATACGGGGGCTCCTCTGGGATTAGGTTATAACCGTTTTGTTCGACGTGGAAATTATAATACAAACCATTATTTAACATTTAATGCTTCTGTAGCAGAAAACCACAACTTGGAAGCTATTGGTGGTTTCGAATATCAATATACCCAGCGAGACGAAACTTGGGTACAGGGCGAAAACTTTCCCAATGATGATTTCCAACAGGTATCTGATGCTGCACTACTAACAGGTGGTACGGCAACAGAAACGGCATATTCGTTTTTGTCTTATTTTTCTCGAGCCAACTACGATTATAATGGGAAATACCTATTGACGATTAGTGCTCGTGTTGATGGGTCATCACGTTTCTCAGACGAAAATCGTTATGGATTCTTCCCTGCTGCTTCGGCAGGCTGGGTGCTTTCAGATGAAGACTTCTTAACCAATTTCGAAACTATCAGTTTCTTAAAATTGAGAGCGAGTTATGGAATTACTGGAAATGCTGAAATTGGAAACTTTCCATCTCAAGGATTGTTTGGGTCAAGCACGTATTCTCGCATTTCAGGTATTCAACCAACTCAGATCGAAAATCAGGATTTAAAATGGGAGCAGACAGCCCAATTAGATTTTGGTGTTGATTTCGGATTGTTCGAAGATCGAATTACAGGTGAAGTTGACTACTATATCAAAAACACCGAAGACTTGCTTCTTAATGTAAATGTGCCCGGTGCAACAGGGTATGAAGTGCAAACAAGAAATCTGGGTAAGTTAGAAAATAAAGGGTTCGAGCTGGTCTTAAACAGTGTGAATTCGGTAGGTGAATTTGCTTGGAATACAAGTTTTAACTTTTCTATAAATCGCAATAAGGTTACCGATATTGATGGTCAGGTAATTGAAGGTGGATATATTAATCGTGCGGTTGAAGGTGAAGCGATAGGTGTATTCTTCGCAAGAAAATTTGCTGGGGCAAATCCTGCTAATGGTGATGCTATTTATTTCTTGAATCGTGAGCCAACGCAGGCAGAACTCAATAATGGTACAGTATTTCAAGTAAACGAAATGCATGGCGATCGTTATGTGACAAATAGTTTTAACTCAGCTGAACGTGTGGTCATTGGTAACCCCAACCCTGACTTTACAGGAGGATTGAGTAATCGTTTCCAATATAAAGGCTTCGATCTGAACGTATTGTTCCAGTTTGTTTACGGCAACGATATCTATAATGGCGGTGGACGTTTTCAGTCAGCCAGTGCAGATTACTTTGATAACCAAACCAAAGATCAATATACCGATCGGTGGCAAGAGCCCGGTGATATTACCGATGTACCTCAAGCCCGACTTTTTGGAGCGAATGGAACGGGAGACTCTTCACGATATCTCTCGGATGGATCATACTTGAGGCTCAAGAAAGTAACATTTGGTTATAACTTGCCAGCCAGTACACTTGAAACAATTGGTTTAAGCAAAGCACGCGTGTATGTATCCGGTGTGAATTTGTTGACGTTCACAGATTACGAAGGATGGGATCCCGAGGTGAACACGGATTACCTGTCGGGGGGCAACCTGAGTTTAGGGAATGATTTCTACTCTGCTCCTCAGGCTCGAACAATTACACTTGGCTTGAATGTTGGATTTTAA
- a CDS encoding tetratricopeptide repeat protein, translated as MNSIRIIVLATGFLFFALSATAQVPELINDPAFREDAKVAVDSVYNFNFESAEQKLQPWKEQYPDHPLWSLFEGMQLWWTVLSDLNDHSHDREFIKQMKKTDYVASKLLHDQSKHVDGLLIKAISNGYTARQYANREKWISSINYGREAIKAYNYLLDVQPNLKDLKLAEGLKLYYLDYIPDRYPAVKTVSWAMPNGNQEKGLQFIRRASKEGVFARAEATYFLGNINYNYEKEFDIAVRHFEELYEQYPHNNYYVRILVKSYYRQQQFANALQVIEESVNRWEKKELPHKGILKEELLTWKGRILEQEGNKNEALTCFKKAFEISKKLPNTQSRPFYVVSGYYAGKLLHEEGSTEQAKSYLKNVVQSNVKKSYREQANELIKNIK; from the coding sequence GTGAATAGTATTCGTATTATAGTTCTTGCTACAGGTTTCTTGTTTTTTGCTCTTTCTGCTACTGCTCAGGTTCCTGAACTGATAAATGACCCGGCATTTCGAGAAGATGCTAAGGTAGCAGTAGATTCTGTCTATAACTTTAATTTCGAGAGTGCCGAACAAAAGCTGCAGCCATGGAAAGAGCAGTATCCTGATCATCCCTTGTGGTCACTTTTTGAGGGCATGCAATTGTGGTGGACTGTACTGTCGGATCTGAATGATCATTCGCACGATAGGGAGTTCATTAAGCAAATGAAAAAGACTGATTATGTGGCAAGTAAATTGTTGCATGATCAATCTAAACATGTTGATGGGTTGTTGATTAAAGCGATCAGTAATGGCTACACGGCACGTCAATATGCAAATCGCGAAAAGTGGATATCGAGTATAAATTATGGCCGCGAAGCGATAAAGGCGTATAATTACTTGTTAGATGTTCAGCCCAACCTCAAAGATTTGAAACTTGCCGAGGGGCTTAAATTGTACTATCTGGATTACATTCCGGATAGGTATCCGGCTGTAAAGACGGTGTCTTGGGCGATGCCAAATGGCAATCAGGAGAAGGGGTTGCAATTTATAAGGAGGGCTTCGAAAGAGGGAGTGTTTGCCCGTGCTGAGGCCACCTATTTTTTGGGTAATATTAATTACAATTATGAGAAAGAATTTGATATAGCTGTTCGTCATTTTGAGGAGTTATATGAACAATATCCACATAATAATTATTACGTTCGTATTTTAGTTAAAAGCTATTATCGCCAGCAGCAGTTTGCGAATGCATTACAAGTAATTGAGGAAAGTGTTAATCGATGGGAGAAGAAAGAATTACCTCATAAAGGTATTTTAAAAGAAGAACTGTTGACGTGGAAGGGGCGTATTTTGGAACAAGAGGGAAATAAAAACGAGGCACTGACTTGTTTTAAGAAAGCATTCGAGATATCAAAAAAACTGCCAAATACCCAGAGTAGACCTTTTTATGTAGTGTCAGGATATTATGCCGGTAAATTACTACATGAAGAGGGAAGCACAGAGCAGGCAAAATCCTACCTTAAGAATGTTGTTCAATCGAACGTAAAAAAGAGCTATCGAGAGCAGGCTAATGAACTGATTAAAAATATCAAATAG
- a CDS encoding alpha/beta hydrolase family protein, with protein MEVEKISGSVPSSEKLPIYYDLYIPDNAIRESLPVIIFLHGFKGFKNWGAFPHACAELSKAGFAVLAMNFSLNGVGESMTEFDQLELFARETLSQDLDDVGSVIEALQSQKIGNNCSLNIDKIGIIGHSRGGHTAVAAAAEYNQIKSLVTWSAVANYNARWSDEMISDWTQKGVTEIKNGRTGQIMPVKDVVYKDALENADRLMAVKRAQELEVPALFIHSKGDEAVPYSEAQKLYDNCVSDKKELKLIPGSGHTFDTAHPYEGDGFPQAFRTVLKKTESWMLAHLK; from the coding sequence ATGGAAGTCGAAAAGATCTCAGGTTCTGTTCCATCTTCAGAAAAGTTACCGATTTATTATGATCTTTATATCCCTGATAATGCCATAAGAGAATCGTTACCCGTCATAATTTTTCTACACGGTTTCAAGGGATTTAAAAATTGGGGTGCTTTCCCCCATGCATGTGCAGAATTGAGTAAAGCTGGATTTGCAGTACTGGCTATGAACTTTTCGCTCAATGGAGTAGGTGAAAGTATGACGGAATTTGATCAACTGGAGTTGTTTGCCCGCGAAACTCTGAGTCAGGATTTGGATGATGTGGGAAGTGTTATTGAGGCGTTGCAATCCCAGAAAATAGGAAACAACTGTTCGTTAAATATCGATAAAATTGGAATTATTGGCCATTCTCGGGGTGGACACACAGCAGTAGCTGCGGCCGCGGAGTATAATCAGATAAAAAGTCTGGTGACGTGGTCGGCTGTAGCAAATTATAACGCTCGCTGGAGTGATGAGATGATCAGCGATTGGACTCAAAAAGGTGTTACGGAAATTAAAAATGGCAGAACAGGTCAGATTATGCCGGTTAAGGATGTTGTTTATAAGGATGCCCTTGAAAATGCTGATCGATTGATGGCTGTAAAACGCGCTCAGGAGTTGGAGGTCCCGGCACTGTTCATTCATTCCAAAGGAGATGAGGCCGTACCGTATAGTGAGGCTCAAAAGTTATATGATAACTGTGTGTCTGATAAAAAAGAGCTTAAGCTTATCCCCGGTTCGGGACATACCTTTGATACAGCGCATCCGTATGAAGGGGATGGTTTCCCACAGGCATTTCGTACGGTTTTAAAGAAAACAGAAAGCTGGATGCTTGCCCATCTAAAATAA
- a CDS encoding pseudouridine synthase yields MGRKRKRSNRGKIKEPDHQVDQDYDKDEEIRLNKYIAHCGFTSRRKADDYIAAGKVKVNDEVVTQMGVKVLRTDKVEVEGQTLSLEKFVYILLNKPKDTITTTDDPRDRDTVMDKIENATGKRVYPVGRLDRHTMGLLILTNDGDLANRLMHPSYEVRKTYEVETERRLGGDELEQLAEGIELEDGTAQGYNIIRNPNGFVMSIFEGRNRLVRRMVEYFGTEVTKLKRVEYAGLTLKDVKMGRWRYLRKKEINGLRKLVKLDPLDFD; encoded by the coding sequence ATGGGTCGAAAACGGAAGAGGAGTAATCGAGGAAAAATTAAAGAGCCTGATCACCAAGTGGATCAGGATTATGATAAAGACGAGGAAATTCGTCTGAATAAATATATTGCGCACTGTGGATTTACCTCTCGTCGTAAGGCGGATGATTACATTGCAGCCGGAAAGGTGAAGGTTAATGATGAAGTCGTCACCCAGATGGGGGTAAAGGTTCTGCGGACAGATAAAGTTGAGGTTGAGGGGCAAACACTGAGCCTCGAAAAGTTTGTATATATTCTGTTAAATAAGCCCAAGGATACCATTACGACTACTGATGATCCCCGTGATCGTGATACCGTAATGGATAAGATCGAAAATGCCACGGGCAAGCGGGTATATCCTGTGGGGCGGCTTGATCGGCATACCATGGGTTTGCTTATTTTGACGAATGACGGAGATCTTGCCAATCGCTTGATGCATCCCAGCTATGAGGTACGTAAAACCTATGAAGTGGAAACGGAACGCAGACTGGGTGGTGATGAGCTGGAACAGCTGGCTGAAGGAATTGAGCTCGAAGACGGCACAGCCCAAGGGTATAATATTATCCGAAACCCTAATGGTTTTGTAATGTCTATTTTTGAGGGCCGAAATCGATTGGTACGTCGGATGGTCGAGTATTTTGGGACGGAAGTGACAAAGCTAAAGCGTGTAGAGTACGCAGGTTTGACGCTCAAAGATGTAAAAATGGGTCGCTGGCGATATCTGCGCAAAAAAGAGATTAATGGTCTGCGTAAGTTAGTGAAGCTCGATCCACTGGATTTTGATTAA
- the scpB gene encoding SMC-Scp complex subunit ScpB yields MQDYQFVDGTRLSSVIEALIFASPEPISEEKICEIIAKGEENLGLEVDAIELFVEKLNQRYEENGLAFTIQEVAGGYTFATKKRFEPWLSIFQHESAYRKLSQSAIETLAIVAYKQPITKPEVDDIRGVDSGYMLRQLLEKVLIEVSGRLDAPGKPLLYKTTKHFLKHFGINSIDELPKPREIEEILKDDDMAEHRQFLFDRQLELEELKETAEDEDATRTAMSLIDAVEKIDEEDVPDLDEYTADILQLEDEDNEEDAELENELEDEEENLDNGSKTEEE; encoded by the coding sequence ATGCAAGATTATCAATTTGTTGACGGCACGCGCTTGTCGTCAGTTATAGAAGCGCTGATCTTTGCCAGTCCGGAGCCTATTTCTGAGGAGAAGATTTGTGAAATTATTGCCAAAGGAGAAGAAAACCTGGGATTGGAAGTAGATGCCATAGAGCTTTTTGTGGAAAAGCTGAATCAGCGGTACGAAGAAAATGGTTTGGCCTTTACGATTCAAGAAGTGGCTGGTGGATATACGTTTGCCACAAAAAAGCGGTTTGAACCTTGGCTGAGTATCTTTCAGCACGAAAGTGCCTACCGAAAGCTGTCTCAGTCGGCGATTGAAACCTTGGCTATTGTGGCTTATAAACAGCCGATTACAAAACCCGAAGTTGATGATATTCGCGGCGTGGATTCGGGTTATATGTTGCGCCAGCTATTAGAAAAAGTGCTTATCGAAGTATCGGGACGCTTGGATGCGCCGGGTAAACCGCTGCTCTATAAAACGACAAAGCACTTTTTAAAGCATTTTGGTATCAACTCTATTGATGAGTTGCCAAAGCCCCGAGAGATTGAGGAAATTCTTAAAGATGATGATATGGCCGAGCACCGGCAGTTTTTATTTGATCGTCAGCTTGAGCTCGAAGAGCTAAAAGAAACGGCCGAGGATGAAGATGCTACTCGTACAGCGATGTCGTTAATTGATGCCGTGGAAAAAATTGATGAGGAGGATGTTCCTGATTTGGATGAATATACGGCTGATATATTACAGCTCGAGGATGAGGATAATGAAGAAGATGCGGAATTAGAAAATGAATTGGAAGATGAGGAAGAAAACTTAGACAATGGGTCGAAAACGGAAGAGGAGTAA
- a CDS encoding succinylglutamate desuccinylase/aspartoacylase domain-containing protein gives MRSPTIANIQTEAENRILGTIEGDPDGPTVIVVTGIHGNEYAGVDAAQNIFEMLDGIYPKINGRLIILRANLPALEHQVRYIDEDMNRLWFPAIIDQVRNTPEAQIESSERRQMKQLLTVLDGIERGTDGPIILADIHTFSAEGNMFSITNTDPRQRRLLSNLHVPMVFGIEKSLRGTALGYYQQQDFISFGLEGGQHENELTEYNITASLLLLLHAVGCIEKQYVAKIKEFERHLRSHTKHLPVETELVYQHIIEPGDEFKMRPGYSNFQPIKKGEWLASDSDGKIIAHTDGYILMPLYQNQGNDGFFIIKENEG, from the coding sequence ATGAGGAGTCCGACAATAGCTAACATACAAACGGAAGCAGAAAATAGGATTTTGGGAACCATTGAAGGTGATCCCGATGGTCCTACGGTAATAGTAGTAACCGGCATACACGGCAATGAGTATGCCGGAGTGGATGCCGCGCAGAATATTTTTGAGATGCTGGATGGCATTTATCCCAAAATAAATGGCCGGCTCATAATTTTACGAGCCAATTTACCGGCATTAGAGCACCAGGTCCGGTATATCGATGAGGATATGAATCGGCTTTGGTTTCCGGCCATCATTGATCAGGTCCGGAATACGCCTGAAGCTCAGATTGAGTCCAGCGAACGGCGACAGATGAAGCAATTACTCACTGTACTGGATGGCATTGAACGAGGGACGGACGGCCCAATTATTTTGGCTGATATTCATACGTTTTCGGCCGAGGGTAATATGTTTAGTATTACGAATACCGATCCCCGTCAGCGTAGGTTGTTGTCGAACTTGCACGTCCCTATGGTTTTTGGGATTGAGAAGTCCCTGCGCGGAACGGCTTTGGGCTACTATCAACAGCAGGATTTTATTTCTTTTGGCCTGGAGGGGGGGCAGCACGAAAATGAACTCACCGAATATAATATTACAGCTTCACTATTACTTTTGCTGCATGCGGTGGGATGTATTGAGAAGCAGTATGTGGCAAAAATAAAAGAATTTGAACGTCATTTGAGGAGTCACACCAAACACCTGCCGGTAGAAACGGAGTTAGTGTATCAACATATTATTGAACCAGGTGATGAATTTAAAATGCGACCGGGTTATTCGAACTTCCAACCCATTAAAAAGGGAGAGTGGTTGGCCAGTGACAGTGATGGTAAAATTATTGCGCATACGGATGGGTATATTTTGATGCCCCTATACCAGAATCAGGGCAATGATGGCTTTTTTATCATTAAAGAGAATGAAGGGTAA